CCTGAAGGATGTATTATTcctaaacaagaaaataaagtttgTAAGTTAATCAAATCTCTTTATGGCCTAAAACAAGCTCCTAAATAGTGGCATGGAAAAATAGATCAAGTCTTACTGAGAGACTATTATGTATCTATTGAAGTGGATAAATGTGTTTATACCAAAATGGTAGACAATGATTATGTGataatatgtttatatgttgatgacatgcttATATTTGGTACAAGTTTAAATATTGTGAATAGTACCAAATTATTTGTCTactaattttgatatgaaagatctggGTGAAGTAAATATGATTTTGGGAGCTAAAGTAACAAGGAGTGAATATGGTATAATGTTGTCACAAGAAAATTATGTGGAAAGacttcttaaattattttgaatcttttgatgTGACATAACCACTTCTTATGATGCTAACTCTCAATTATGGTGACCCAGTTGCTCAATCTAAATATGCTCAAATTATTGGAAGTGTattgaatttgatgaattttaCTAGGCCTGATATTGTCTATGTTGTGTGTAGATTGAGTAAATATACTCATAATCTCAATAATGAGCATTGGTTTGCATTGAATAGACTgatgaaatatttgagaggaaccATGAGTTATGATATCATGTGTAGTGGATTTCCTTCTACTTTAGAAGGGTATTTTGATGCAAACTGGATCTCTGATTCAGATAAGACAAAATCCATTAGTGGATATGTGTTCACCTTAGATGGTGGTGCAATATCCTGAAAATCAACTAAAAAGATGATCATTGCTAGATCGATTATGGAGTCAGAGTTTGTAGCTCTGGAGCTGGCTGGTTCTGATGCTGAGTGGCTAAGAAATTTCTTAGCGAATATCCCTTTAATAAAGGATGACTTGTTGATCCTTTTGATGAAGGATGAATTATTGATCCCTTCGATGAAGGATAAATGTTGATCCCTTTAATAAAGGATGAATTACCATATGATCCCTTTGATAAGGATGAATTGTCTCATGTATTTATACACTGGGATTGTGAAGCCGCAGTTCTTATTGCGAAGAATAAATCTTACAGTTGTAAGAGCAGACACATGAAATTGAGGCATGATGTCGTTAAGTAGCTACTGGAAGATGGAATAATTGCAATTAATTATGTGAAGTTAGAATTGAATTTGACCGATTCACTGACTAAACCCGTgggaagaaaattaattattcaatcCTCAAAAGAGATGGGGTTAAGGCCAATATGATTGTCAATAGAGATGGTAACCCAACCTATGTGATTGGAGATCCCATGAAGTAGGTTCATATGGGTAATTACAAGTCAATATTGACACTGCGCGCTAATAGAGAATGCTTGAACTGCTACTAATTATGAGGGATGAGTTATTAACTCTTAATGAATTCATAGTCCTTATGGATGGTGTATTTAAAGCAGTATACACTTGATGAATTCACCTATATGAGAAGTGGAGTGAAGCCGCTCCTATGAGATTTTGGCCTAGTCTCTAGAGCTCTCATGAATACCCGGCACACGCATGGCTTATTGGCACAAAACCGCGTTGAACAACAAAATATAAGGATTAAAATGTGATTGGTAGAATCTCTGTCttacaaaagaataattggttcatagaaattttatatttcacCAATAATTCTGTAAGTTAAATTTTATTGGTCTAAGTTTGGTTCATAGTCTGAAAGACACCAAACCTATAACATTTCGATCATACAAAATAAAGCAAGTCGAGTTCttctatttcaaaattattttaaaacatatgggggattgttggatattttaaaataatttaagacacattttgtgttggatattttaaaataatttaagacaTATTTTGGACACTATTAATTTGTGACATAAGCGCTTATGTCATTAAGTTGATGACTAATGTGCTTATGCCGTCAACTTAATCTCCAAGTATTAATCTACTTGTCCCCAAGTTTAACTTCTTTGTCTCGAAGTAATGCTCCCTTTGCCACCAAGTTATATTGGGTAATATATTTTCCAACATATAGTCAAATAACACAAGGATTAAAATTGAAATCATGCGATAATATACGTTCAACAACATCTATTATAATGACGTGAATCTGGCCCAGCTCATGTTAATTTGAGAATTCTATGATTTCTTAGCAGAGAAGATATTTAACATATTCAAATGGCAAATGACAAATACAAAACTACCGATAAATTACAAGCAGTGGCATTgtcttaatttaatttctaaaattaactGAAAGACAAATGCAAAACTAACCTGATCCCATTTAATCTTTTTGTGGATTTGGATTTTGGTGATGGTATTAAATCATTTGATTTCAATCCAccgaattcaaatttataaaagGAAAACTAATTTTACACGAAGTTTGGTCTACATTATCCAGATCCTAATCGCTCAAGACAATCGATTTAGCAGCAAACGTATTCTTGAACAATAATTTGTACTACAAAGTGTAGCTCATAAGAAAGTATTTCAAGAGAGTGCCTCTTCATCTTCCTCCATGATTTTTTAGGAAAGTACTGCTGCTAATTAAGATACTCCATTGTTTTGTCTCTTTagattttgacttttctttatgCTCTGTTTATTTCCAACACTGGACCAATTTTGGGCCTGATTGTGTACAgattttaaaatagaaataaatgagGCTTTTAAGCCTCAAACTTTtggcataaaaaaaaaagaattcctTATCTGCGGATATCATTTTTTGTTCAACATAAATACTATGATTGTACAAACAAACTGAATTACCTTTAAATTGGAACCTAATATAAATACGTTAAGgaattaaaataaacatttaattttGACCAAGAGTACTGAGGGCACAGAAACACTTTTCAATTCGACCTAATTCCCTTGCGACATGAATAATGTATGGTCTATCATCTCCCTTATCAGCTGTGCATTTCTTAATAAGATTCAAGCAGTCTTTcaattgttgttgaatctcaTGAATTCCATGCTCTTCTAAGATAGTGGGATCTGCAATATCCATCACATTACTCTCTTTAATATAACGATCGACAAAGTTGATTGGAAGATTTTTAGAATCTATTGTCGAATTCATAGCATTATCCTCTTCAGTATTGGATTTAGCGTCTAATTCAAAATCTATTCTCTCTTTTGAATCCACTCTTTTCATAATATCGTACAAGTCCTTTCCGGTAAATAGCTGAAAGAGAAGAATCCCAAAGCTGTAGACATCAGTTTTTTGAGTAATAGTCAACTGGTGCTTATATTCTGGAGCTATATACCCAACTGTTCCACGCACACCATCATGATCTAGTAACTCCAATTCCCCTGGAGGCAATGATATGGAGAGTGCGAAGTTCAATATTTTGGCAGTGCCGCTCTTCTGATCTATTATCACATTGTGAGGCTTTATATTTCTGTGGATGATGGCCGTAGTAAATTCAGTATGCAGGAAAACTATTGCAGAAGCAACCTCACGTGCAACTCGTAATCTATTTCCCCAAGCTAATAGCGATTTTCTATTAAGATTATCCTTTTTGAAAAGTAGATCGAAAACCGATATACCTTCAACATATTCATACACCATCACTGGATCTTCAAATTCTAGACAGCAACCAACAAGTCTCAACACATTCTTGAGATGACTCATTTGAGCAGTAATTGCTACATCTCTGTGGATATTGAATGTTGTACATGTATTGAACCTAACTAAAACAAGGCGGTTGTCAAGTGATCCCATAACCATCGACACCATGGCAAGGTCCATTTTGGTTTTAGAATGTTTAATTGCATTGTGGATCTCAGTGGCAGTGAAGTANCTCATGAAATATGGAGGACCCTCGATCGCTTGTTCAACAAGAAGAATGAAGCTCGGCTGCAGATGTTGGAGAATGAATTGGCTAACACCACTCAAGGTAATCTTTCTATCTCCGAGTATTTTTTGAAGATTAAGAACTTATGTTCTGAGATATCTTTGTTGAATCCGAAAGAGGCTATTTCTGAAGCACGAATGAGAAGAATAGTCATTCGTGGGTTGAAACCTGAATATATTCCATTTGTGACGTCGATTCAAGGATGGTCTCAACAACTATCCTTGGAGGAATTTGAGAATTTGTTGTTGTCATAGGAGTTACTAGCCAAACAGTTAAATGGTGAATTTGTCAACAATGGAGAAGGATATGCTCTTATAGCCAACAAGAGGAACTTCAAAGGAAAAATAAGAGATATGCCGCACACTTGATCCTCAGGTGGTTCAAGCTTGCCTGGAAAGAAGGAAGAGTCTTCTAACTATTATGGTAAGAAGCTTCCCAGATGTTATCGTTGTATTGAATTAGGACATGTAAAAAGATATTGTCAAGCCAAAGAGAGCAATATGACTCAAAAAGTTCCTACAGAAGAAGAAAAGTGGGAACAATGTTTAGTAGTCGAGGCTCAAGCAATAGATGCCATGATTTCCATCAATCTTGAAGGAGATTGGATCGAGGATCTAGAATATAATATAGCTGATCACGTTGAGAAGCAAGAAACTGATGTTGTCGACATGaagcaagaattttttaagGATGTTCTCAGTGGTGACAGGATAGCTACTATTGAAGAAATCAAAGAAGAAGATCTTGAACAAGCaatatttgaaactacatgTGCTAGTGGCGACCTTTACAAAGAAAGCATTGAGGGAGATGTATTGGAAGCGATAGTATATGGCCAATCATCTGTAATATCAAGGTCAATTATTGACTCAGAGCAAATTCTGAAAGTAAATGGAGAAAGTACATATCAAATAGAGGAAGAAGATTAGAGTGAAGTCTCAAAGACAAATGATATGATTTCTGAAGCTGCAAAAAAATCTATTGAGGAGATGATAAGAGAATATGGCGGTGGATCTTATGTTGGTGTTGAGACTTCACAGGAAATTGATAGTGTTTCTCTGGATAAAATAATTGTCTAGTAGTTACGAGAAATGGGGAGTTTGAGAACTCAACATGGATCAACTGATGATGAAGAATCTTTATCATTTGATGAAGCAAGAAGAGTTCGGAAGAAACTGCCGAGATTCTCACCAAGATGTGGCTCAAAGCTGCGTTTGAGCTCTTCCACGACAAATGTGGGGTAGTTTCCAAAATATCACTTTAAGGGGGAGtgtgaaaaattaaagttgattttttggaGGTACAAAAAATATCTTAGATATTTAGTAGAACTTTCTAGAATTTTGTAGAGTAAATATCTTTGATATTTATACTTAAGAAAAATCTAGAGGTTCTAgataattagatatttataaTAAAGTACAGAAATATGTAGGTTCTTGTTACATGGTTAGAAGATAAGgatatctatatttttcttgtagaaGTATCTAGAATAATTTCTAGAAGCATCcttatacaagtataaataggGGTGGCATTAGGCATTTGTATATAACCCAAAACCCCAAGAACAATCCAAATCAAAGAGTCTTCTTGTATAACAAAGTTCTTTTATCCAAAATACTCTTTCTCCCTTCTAGCTTCCTCTTCTTTAGTTGAATCTTCCGATCTTAATTAACGATCTTGGGCTAGCAGAAGTGTTCTCTGATTATACTTTTCTTCTGCTATTCTCTACAGTTTGTATTTATTGcacctccaacttgagggggtgATAGAATTAGTGAGTAAAGTCAAGGTAGTTAAAGtgttagtgaaaaattacaaaataacaaaaatataaaattacaattgaaaataaaatgaagaaataataatCTCTTCAGgttgaggcgcggatatctcgctctctttaaggagattcaagtctACTGCAACACATGTTTTTCACCAGTCCAACAGTAGCCTTCTTGATGTGTCCCCTCCAAGATACAACAACCTAATCCcaaatataactcaacaactctggacaagagttgagttcaaaactccacaaaaagaacatctcccttcaactaataataACTCTCTTTTTTGACTAACTTTATGCACTCTCTATTTTCTTGTGTGTCTAAACCAAATGAAGATCACCACTATTTGTAGATGAGGATGTTTTCCTAgtaatgaataggaagataatgggaTAGTAAATAGAAAAGATAAATGGCCTAGAtgttacataggttacaaggcATAATGGAGGAAGAATAATGAGATTTCAATATGGAGGAGTAATGGTCGTAGTTGACCACTACTTGTTCTAACAGAATAACACAACAGCCAACAACAAATAACCCAAGGTTCTAGCAAAATTTATCAACATTGAAGAATAACAACTAAGCCAAAATTCAACGGACAAAAGTAATGCACTATGACGAGTAATCCGAAGTTTCATATTATGTTTTGGCGGTAACATGTAATTATAGCCTTCGtactattttatattattttatggacattttcttattgggtaAACCGAACTGATAATGAtcaaaaaccgataaaccgaaaaccgaaccgataaCGATAAAAGACTgataaaccgaaaaccgaaccgataaCAATCAAAAACTgataaaccgaaaaccgaaccgaaccgaccgatgcacacccctaTCTCAGGCACCGCACTTCCATTCTTTAAATAACAATCCTTCTCTTTCTTCCGCCTTACAGCAGAAGCAGAGGGAAAAAAGGTTTTTCCTTGTGAGTCCCCTGATGGGAATCATGCAAATAGCAATAATATCAATTATAATGACGTGAATCTGGCATAACTCATGTTATTTTGAGAATTCTATGATTTCTTAGCAAGAGTAGATATTTAACATATCCAAATGGCAAATGACAAATACAGAACTACGGACAAATTACAAGCAGTGGCACTGTCTGaatttaatttctaaaattaattgaatGACAAATGGAAAACTAACACGgtccatatttctttttataaaccGAAAAATTAAGGATGAATCAATCTGAATAGAGCAAAGTAAAGATCAAATTGGCAATTTCATTATCTGCAGATATCACTTTTTTGTTCTACATAAATATGATGGTACAAACAAACTGAATTACCTTTAAATTGGAATCTAATATTGAACGTAGACACAATTTACAGAGACTActagaagagaaagaagaagaatttcATCTATGAGCTCAAAGGCTAACATGTACAATGATAGGaacatgtatttatatttgtttctGTAACTAACTATTGAAGAGTTAGTTGTAACAACTTTTAAGAGAAAAGACTATACTACCCTTAATCATCCTAACCACCTTTTAACTACTTAACAACCAACTAATCTGATGAAGTCTCATTACTCCCCTTCAAGCTAGGAGGGGCAAAAATGTTCAACACTCCTAGCTTGGATAACAAATACTCATGTTGACTTCTGGACAACCCCTTTGTCAAAATATCTGCTGGTTGTTCTTGTGTTGGTATATAATTCACTTTGATTGAACCTTGTTGTATCCTTTCCCTTATGAAGTGACAATCTATTTCTATATGTTTTGTCCTCTCGTGATAGACTGGATTTGCAGCTATTTGTATTGCTGCTTTACTGTTACTGTATACTTGTATTGGCAGCTGCACTTCAACTCCTACTTCCTTTAACATCCCAAGTAACCATACTAATTCTGACACATTTGATTCAAGGCTTCTGTACTCAGCTTTAGCTGAACTTTTTGAGACTGTGGTTTGCTTCTTTGCTTTCCATGACACTAACGAGTTGCCTATCTTGATCATGTAGCCTGTAACAGACCTCCTAGTAAGTGGACAAGAGGTCCAGTCTGCATCACAACATGCAGTAACCAATTCATTTGAAGAACTAGTCATTAGCAGACCCTGTCCAGGCTGTTTCTTGAGAAATCCCACCACTCTTAAAGTTGCATCCATATGTGACTTCTTTGGCTGCTGTAGGAACTGACTTAAAGTTTGAGTGCTAAATGATATATCTGGCCTTGTCATGTTAAGATACAACAGTTTCCCAATTAGCTTTTGATATGATGTTTGATCCACCAGCTGATCTTCAGAATTCCTTTTGTCCCTTATTTGCTCATCATACTGTTTTGATGTTAGCTTGACATTAACATCAATGGGAGTTCCAGCAGCAAAATGTTGCTGACATTCCTACTTCAACTATAAGCTCCAAGATGTACTTTCTCTGATACATAAGTATGCCTTTTTCTGTCCTAGTGAACTCAATGCCTAGAAAATACTTTAGTTCACCTAGATCCTTCATTTTGAAACACTTTTGTAAAGCTTGCTTTGTCTCTTCAATCAATTTAAGACTGCTTCCAGTAACCAACATATCATCTACATACATAAGTACAATGACTATACCAGCTTCTGAATCTTGAATAAACAAGGAATAGTCATACTGACTTTGTCTGAACTTGAGAGCAACAAGAGCTTCAGTCAGCTTGTGATTCCATTGTCTTGGTGCATGTTTGAGACCATATAGTGACTTTGTCAGTCTACAAACCTTCTCCCCTTGACTGACAAAACCTTGAGGGAGCTGCATATAAATTTCATCCTCTAAATCACCTTGAAGAAAGGCATTAAAGACATCCATCTGATGATAAGCCATTTTCTGGATGCTGCAAGAGAGACTAGATCTCACTGTTACTATCTTAACCACAGGTGAGAAAGTCTCCTTATAATCTATGCCTTCTTGTTGATTGTAGCCTTTAGCCACCAACCTTGCCTTAAATCTCTCTATTTCACCAGTAGCCTTATACTTAATCTTATAGACCCATCTGCAGCCTATAGGTTTCTTTCCTTGTGGAAGATCAGTAACCACCCAGGTATTGTTGTTTTCTAATGCTTGAATTTCCAGTTGCATAGCATCTATCCACCCTTGGTCCATCACAGGTTTAGAATATATACCAGGTTCCTTCAGTGAAGAAGAAGCAACAATATAACACTGATAGGAGGATGAGAGATGATTATAGCTCACATAATTTCCCATAGGATACTTCACTGCCTTTTGTGTAACAAAATTTGTTATCCAAACATGAGACTGCTTAGTTCTAGTGGACCTTCTGATATCAGTTGATACAACAACTTGTTGACCCTTTTGACTAGAATCCATAA
The window above is part of the Solanum stenotomum isolate F172 unplaced genomic scaffold, ASM1918654v1 scaffold28496, whole genome shotgun sequence genome. Proteins encoded here:
- the LOC125851678 gene encoding serine/threonine-protein kinase ZRK4-like, with amino-acid sequence MDLAMVSMVMGSLDNRLVLVRFNTCTTFNIHRDVAITAQMSHLKNVLRLVGCCLEFEDPVMVYEYVEGISVFDLLFKKDNLNRKSLLAWGNRLRVAREVASAIVFLHTEFTTAIIHRNIKPHNVIIDQKSGTAKILNFALSISLPPGELELLDHDGVRGTVGYIAPEYKHQLTITQKTDVYSFGILLFQLFTGKDLYDIMKRVDSKERIDFELDAKSNTEEDNAMNSTIDSKNLPINFVDRYIKESNVMDIADPTILEEHGIHEIQQQLKDCLNLIKKCTADKGDDRPYIIHVARELGRIEKCFCALSTLGQN